A window from Mus caroli chromosome 2, CAROLI_EIJ_v1.1, whole genome shotgun sequence encodes these proteins:
- the LOC110289405 gene encoding olfactory receptor 8K3-like, with protein sequence MKMESQNLTVVTEFILGGITDRPELQVPLFGLFLMIYLISLFGNLGMIILTIVESRLQTPMYFFLRHLAITDLGYSTAIGPKMLANFVVSKNTISFHLCATQLAFFLLFIACELFILSVMSYDRYVAICNPLLYSVIMSQTVCWVLVAIPYLYSVFISLIVTINIFSSSFCGYNVIPHFYCDGLPLISLLCTNTDKIGLIILILSAINLISSLLIILGSYLLIFRAILRMNSAEGRRKAFSTCGSHLTVVSVFYGTLIFMYVQPKTSHSFDTDKVASIFYTLVIPMLNPLIYSLRNKDVKYALRKTGKMIQNNFS encoded by the coding sequence atgaagatGGAGAGCCAAAACCTCACAGTAGTGACTGAATTTATCCTGGGGGGTATCACAGACCGCCCTGAGCTGCAGGTCCCATTGTTTGGACTGTTTCTCATGATCTATCTGATCTCACTGTTTGGCAACTTGGGCATGATCATTCTTACCATAGTGGAATCAAGGCTGCAAACACCTATGTACTTCTTTCTCAGACACCTAGCTATCACAGATCTTGGTTATTCAACTGCTATTGGACCTAAAATGTTAGCAAATTTTGTTGTCAGTAAAAATACAATATCCTTTCATCTTTGTGCTACACAATTagccttctttcttctgttcattGCTTGTGAACTGTTCATTCTATCTGTAATGTCTTATGACCGCTATGTAGCTATCTGTAACCCTCTGCTCTACAGTGTCATCATGTCACAAACTGTATGTTGGGTACTTGTAGCAATACCATACCTTTACAGtgtatttatttctctcataGTCACCATTAATATCTTCTCTTCATCCTTCTGTGGCTACAATGTCATCCCTCATTTCTACTGTGATGGTCTTCCCTTGATATCTCTGCTTTGCACAAATACAGATAAAATCGGactgataattttaattttatctgctATTAATTTGATTTCCTCTCTCCTGATCATCCTTGGCTCTTATCTGCTCATCTTCAGAGCTATTCTCAGAATGAACTCTGCTGAGGGAAGACGGAAGGCTTTCTCCACCTGTGGCTCCCATCTGACTGTGGTCTCTGTCTTTTATGGGactttgatttttatgtatgtgcaacCTAAGACCAGTCACTCCTTTGACACTGACAAGGTGGCTTCCATCTTCTATACCCTAGTTATCCCTATGTTAAATCCTTTGATCTACAGTTTAAGAAACAAAGATGTAAAATATGCTCttagaaagacaggaaaaatgatacaaaataatTTCTCATAG
- the LOC110289492 gene encoding olfactory receptor 8K3-like, protein MDKHNLTVVTEFILMGITENPDLQAPLFGLFLIIYLISVIGNLGIIILTNVDSKLQTPMYFFLRHLAFTDFVYSTTVGPKMLVNFVVDQNAISYSLCATQLAFFLLFIGSELFILSAMSYDRYVAICKPLLYTVIMSHKVCWVLVTMTYLYYTFMSLVVTINIFSLSFCGYNVINHFFCDCIPLISLLCSNTQKVELIVMIFAAFDLISSLVVVLMSYLLILIAVLRMNSAEGRRKAFSTCGSHLTVVTVFYGTLIFMYVQPESSHSIDTDKISSIFYTLIIPLLNPLIYSLRNKDVKDALQRTWQKIFNTFS, encoded by the coding sequence ATGGATAAACACAACCTAACAGTTGTGACTGAATTCATCCTGATGGGAATCACTGAAAACCCTGACCTGCAGGCACCATTGTTTGGATTGTTCCTAATCATCTACCTGATCTCAGTGATTGGCAATCTTGGGATAATCATCCTCACCAATGTAGACTCCAAACTTCAAACAccaatgtatttctttcttaggCATTTGGCTTTTACTGACTTTGTTTATTCAACAACTGTGGGACCAAAAATGTTGGTAAACTTTGTTGTAGATCAAAATGCAATTTCCTACTCTCTTTGTGCTACACAGCTAgcattttttcttctgttcattggtagtgagctttttattttgtctgcaatgtcctatgaccgctatgtggccatatgTAAGCCTCTGCTCTACACTGTCATCATGTCCCATAAAGTATGTTGGGTTCTAGTCACAATGACCTATCTTTACTATACATTTATGTCCCTTGTAGTAaccataaatattttctctttatcctTCTGTGGCTACAATGTCATCAaccatttcttttgtgattgtattCCCTTAATATCCTTGCTTTGCTCAAATACACAAAAAGTTGAACTTATAGTTATGATCTTTGCAGCTTTTGATTTGATTTCTTCCCTTGTGGTTGTGCTTATGTCCTACCTGCTCATTCTCATAGCTGTTCTCAGGATGAACTCTGCTGAGGGCAGACGCAAAGCTTTCTCTACCTGTGGGTCACACCTGACAGTGGTTACAGTATTCTATGGGACACtgatatttatgtatgtacaacCTGAATCTAGCCATTCAATTGATACTGATAAAATATCatctatattttatactttaatcaTCCCCTTATTGAATCCCCTCATCTACAGTCTGAGGAACAAAGATGTAAAAGATGCTCTACAAAGAACATGGCAAAAAATATTcaacacattttcttaa